In Caldisericia bacterium, a genomic segment contains:
- a CDS encoding nucleoside hydrolase codes for MKKIILDCDPGHDDMIAIMLASSRKEIEIIGITTVAGNQTGDKTFQNALKTLTLINRKDIKVAKGFDKPILRELITAPKIHGISGLDGANLPEPEIEPLKIHAVDFIIDTLLNSNEKIYIVPTGPLTNIAISLIKEPKIKEKIEKIVLMGGAIFDSNITPAAEFNIYVDPEAAKIVFNSGIPIVMVGLDVTNKALLTFDDIEKIEKMNGKISSVVGPLLRFFANANKEFFGFNGAPIHDALTISYLIDETTLTLKEYFVDIEIQGELTRGRTIVDVYGVLKRKPNAFVAIDLDLIKFKNMIFEMIEFLDKS; via the coding sequence ATGAAAAAAATAATTCTTGATTGCGATCCAGGACATGATGACATGATAGCAATTATGCTTGCTTCATCAAGAAAAGAAATTGAAATTATTGGTATAACAACAGTTGCAGGAAATCAAACTGGAGATAAAACTTTTCAAAATGCTTTAAAAACATTAACATTAATTAACAGAAAAGATATAAAAGTTGCAAAAGGTTTTGATAAACCAATTTTAAGAGAACTTATAACTGCACCAAAAATTCATGGCATTTCAGGTCTTGATGGAGCAAATTTACCAGAACCTGAAATAGAACCTCTTAAAATTCATGCAGTTGATTTTATAATTGATACTCTTTTAAATTCAAATGAAAAAATTTATATTGTTCCAACCGGACCTTTAACAAATATTGCGATTTCCTTAATAAAAGAGCCAAAAATAAAAGAAAAAATTGAAAAAATAGTTTTAATGGGAGGTGCAATTTTTGATTCAAACATAACTCCTGCAGCAGAATTTAATATTTATGTTGATCCAGAAGCTGCAAAAATTGTTTTTAATTCAGGTATTCCGATAGTTATGGTTGGTCTTGATGTAACAAACAAAGCACTATTAACTTTTGATGATATAGAGAAAATAGAGAAAATGAATGGAAAAATTTCAAGTGTTGTTGGTCCGCTTTTAAGATTTTTCGCAAATGCAAATAAAGAGTTTTTTGGATTTAATGGTGCTCCAATTCATGATGCATTAACAATTTCTTATCTTATAGATGAGACAACTCTTACACTAAAAGAGTATTTTGTCGATATTGAAATTCAAGGAGAATTAACAAGAGGAAGAACTATAGTTGATGTATATGGAGTTTTAAAGAGAAAACCAAATGCATTTGTTGCAATAGATTTAGATTTAATTAAGTTTAAAAATATGATTTTTGAGATGATTGAGTTTTTAGATAAAAGTTAA
- a CDS encoding amidohydrolase, with translation MLIKNTTIIDFKDLKIEKNKDILIDGNKIKKIGENLEGDEIIDGSNFYTLPGLVNCHSHVAMTLIRGSAEDVNSTDWFNKYIWIYEKNLRPHFVYFGTLLGAAEMLLSGVTTVFDHYFYMDEAYKAYEEAGIRADLAWALFGVGENEEENFKKAMDFIEKYNGLSDRLTISLGPHSPYVCPEDFLKKFSMLSKVYELKIHIHASEMEWQVEKSIKEKGKTPIKHLYDIGLIKENTLIAHAYRARDEDLKIIKDTNAFIAHAPKTFMKFGDLSDILFRILKEKVRCGFATDGVVSNNTLSIFEAGRLAALNAKISKSNPEIARIEELMPLFSSGGSLLTHLKIGEIKEDYVADLILINKNSPSLNPEINIFANLLYSISERDIDTVIVDGKVVVKNGKLLTIDIPYLIKEINKIKDIMLIRSDKPMQKFGE, from the coding sequence ATGTTAATTAAAAATACAACAATAATAGATTTTAAAGATTTAAAAATAGAAAAAAATAAAGATATTTTAATTGATGGAAATAAAATTAAAAAAATTGGTGAAAATTTAGAAGGAGATGAAATTATTGATGGAAGTAACTTTTATACTCTGCCTGGTCTTGTAAATTGTCATTCACATGTTGCAATGACTTTAATAAGAGGATCTGCAGAGGATGTAAATTCAACAGATTGGTTTAATAAATACATTTGGATTTATGAAAAAAATTTAAGACCCCATTTTGTGTATTTTGGAACTCTTCTTGGTGCTGCAGAAATGCTTTTATCAGGAGTAACAACTGTTTTTGATCATTACTTTTATATGGATGAAGCGTATAAAGCATATGAAGAGGCTGGAATTAGAGCAGACCTTGCATGGGCTCTTTTTGGTGTTGGAGAAAATGAAGAAGAAAATTTTAAAAAGGCAATGGATTTCATTGAAAAATATAATGGGTTATCAGATAGATTAACAATTTCTCTTGGGCCACATTCTCCATATGTTTGCCCAGAAGATTTTTTAAAAAAGTTTTCAATGCTTTCTAAAGTTTATGAATTAAAAATTCATATTCATGCATCAGAAATGGAGTGGCAAGTTGAAAAAAGTATAAAAGAAAAGGGAAAAACGCCAATAAAACATCTTTATGATATTGGTCTTATTAAGGAAAATACTCTCATTGCACATGCATATAGGGCAAGAGATGAAGATTTAAAAATTATAAAAGACACGAATGCATTTATAGCACATGCACCTAAAACATTTATGAAATTTGGAGATCTTTCAGACATTTTATTTAGAATTCTAAAAGAGAAAGTAAGATGTGGTTTTGCAACCGATGGGGTTGTTTCTAATAACACTCTTTCTATTTTTGAAGCAGGAAGGTTAGCAGCACTAAATGCTAAAATTTCAAAATCTAATCCAGAAATCGCAAGAATAGAAGAATTAATGCCACTTTTCTCTTCAGGTGGCTCTCTTTTAACTCATTTAAAAATTGGAGAAATAAAAGAAGATTATGTTGCAGATTTAATTCTTATTAACAAAAATTCTCCCTCATTAAATCCAGAAATAAACATTTTTGCAAATCTTCTCTATTCAATATCTGAGAGAGACATTGATACTGTAATAGTTGATGGTAAAGTTGTTGTTAAAAATGGAAAATTATTAACAATTGATATTCCATACTTAATCAAAGAAATAAATAAAATAAAAGATATTATGCTTATTAGAAGTGATAAACCTATGCAAAAATTTGGAGAGTGA
- a CDS encoding nucleoside phosphorylase produces MSEAHIKCEKEDISEKIILVGNPDRAKRINFEFFSNGKLVNEYRSLLVYTGFYKDDRITVATTGMGSPSAAIVLEELIKLGGKIFIRVGSAGGLNPKIQTGDIVIATSSIRDDGTSIKYLPLGFPAVPDFDLTSILIKKAKENFDRIFYGIVLSSDGFYEGYDKEIIKKYVESNVQAVEMESGVVFIVSQRRRVKAGAIFVIDGNITLGKMKEKGKEKEFSMGEYIASKIALETLSEYKVIWK; encoded by the coding sequence ATGAGTGAAGCACATATTAAATGTGAAAAAGAAGATATATCAGAAAAAATTATTCTAGTCGGAAATCCAGATAGAGCAAAAAGAATAAATTTTGAATTTTTTAGTAATGGAAAACTTGTTAATGAATATAGATCACTTTTAGTTTATACTGGATTTTATAAAGATGATAGAATAACAGTTGCAACAACTGGAATGGGTTCTCCATCTGCTGCAATTGTTCTTGAAGAATTAATTAAACTTGGAGGAAAAATTTTTATTAGAGTTGGAAGTGCTGGTGGATTAAATCCAAAGATTCAAACTGGAGATATTGTTATTGCAACAAGTTCAATTAGAGATGATGGAACTTCAATTAAATATTTACCTCTTGGATTTCCAGCAGTTCCAGATTTTGATTTAACATCAATTTTAATTAAAAAGGCGAAAGAGAATTTTGATAGAATTTTTTATGGAATAGTACTCTCATCAGATGGTTTTTATGAAGGTTATGATAAAGAGATAATAAAAAAATATGTTGAATCAAATGTTCAAGCAGTTGAAATGGAAAGTGGAGTTGTCTTTATTGTTTCACAAAGGAGAAGAGTTAAGGCTGGCGCAATTTTTGTTATTGATGGAAATATTACTCTTGGTAAGATGAAAGAGAAGGGCAAAGAAAAAGAATTTAGTATGGGTGAATATATTGCGTCAAAAATTGCACTCGAAACACTTTCAGAATATAAAGTTATTTGGAAATAA